The stretch of DNA tgctgctctcctgctgggtTAGAGGGGACCAGGGGACACACAGACACTCTGCTTGGGGAACCACTGGTGCAGGCACGGGGGCattgggaggaactggggggtGTGTTGGTGCCTGCCTTGCCCTGGGTTCTGCTCACCCCTCCTGGTGCCAGCAGGGCACAGCGGTGAGGGCTGCGAGGGCCATTTGGGGGGGTGCCAGCATGGGGGGGGGATGCAGTGTTTaatggggtgtggggccacgtgaCGATCCAGAGCGCAGAGCCCTCACGCCTGGCCGGGCAGCCCTGGTTACTCATTTGGGAAAGGGCATGGGGGCAGCCAAGCCCGGTGGAGACCGGGAAAAGTCCGGGCACGGCAGGAGACATCCATGAGTGGGGGGCACAGCAAGAGGGGCAGCAAGGCCATGGGGGAGAGCAGGAGAGTTAGCCCAGGCATGGACATGTTGAGGCCATGAGAGGGGCTCTGTGCGTTGCTGCTGGGTGGGTTCCAGTGCCACAAACAGCCTGGGGACCACCCTGTGCTCTGGGACCCCCTGGCACAAGGATAGGGCACATGTcctgggctgcctgcagcccagctgagcagggcacaggcagggctcagggcaggcacCGGTGGGTGGGGGCTGCCAAGAAAAACTTGAGGGACCCTTCCTGCACCAGGTCTGAGCAAGGCTGGGGGTCACTCACCATCCTGGCACAGCAAGCCCACCCTCCCGGGCCACAGTGCTGCACCCGCCCAGCCCACAGGCAGCCGGGGCCGCGGGCGttgctggcagggcagagctTTCCGGGCTGGCTGTGCTGTCTGGGAAGGAGATGAGTAAGagccggggcccggggcgggaAGGGGAGGAGCGGGACTCACGGGCTCCCCTGGGAACCCACCGACCTactcccaccaccccagctgcCGACCACCGCCTCTGTCCCCTGCCTCATTTTCCCCAAATGGGCACAGCAGCCCCTCCTGGGCCTGTTGGGGGAACAGCAGAGGGGAAGCACGGCCATACAGCCACGTATGCCCCGGGGTGTCCCGGCAGGACAGGGTGGGGGCCGGAATGGGCAGGCCAGACAGGAGGCGGCAGCGCGTGCTCACCCGCAGGCAGCGGGGCTCAGGACGCCAGCGTGATTGCCGGGGTGGGGACCCGCGGGgagcctcctgccctgggggGCTGTGGCGGAGGATGCACCACCCCACTGCCACTGAGCAGGCATCCCCTCGCACCCACAAGAGCGCTGCCAAACTACTGGCCACACCGCACCGCCGTGCTCAGCCCAGCTGTCGCAGGCCGAGCTGTGACGAGCTGTCCCTAGTGGTGCTGGGCCCTGGTGCCACCATGCTGTGCTGGGCCAAACCAGGTCATGCCACGCTGAACCGTGCCACGACAAGCTAAGCTGGGTCAGCCATGCTGCACCAAGCCGGACTGCGCCAGTCCTGCTTGCCCATGTCAACCTGAGCTGAACTGCACTGAGCCAAGTGGAGCCAGACCAGGTCAGGCCCCTGGCTGCACCACACTGTGCCGAAGTGAGCCATGCCAGCCCTGTGTCATGCCATGCTGATCTGAGCCAAGCCGGAACATGCCAGCCCAGCTGAGCTGCACCGAACCATGCCGGGCTGAACCATGCTGGACCAGTCAACCCATGCTGCCCTCTTGCCATCTCAAATTGTGTagggctgagctgtgctgtgccgtgctgaACTGAACTGTGGTGGACCGAGTCAAGCCATACTGGCTGGGCCATGCCAAGCTGAGCCTAGCAGCTCAGTGCAGGTTCCTGGGCTGGGACAAGCCGTGCTGTGCCAAGCCAAGCTGAGCTGAGTAGcacagtgctgtgctgtgccattgTGTGCGGAGCCATGCCATGAGCTGAGCCATGCCAAACTGTGCCTTGAGCGATGCTGAGCCACACCATGCCATGCTGAGCTGAGCTGAATTGTGCcaagctgagctgtgctgtggctgtgctgaacTGGGCTGAGCCAAGCCGTCCCAAGTcaggctgtgccatgccatgctgagcTGAGCCATGCTGTGTCTAGCTGAGCCAAGCTGAGCCACGCCAATCCGAGTCTTGCCATGCTATGCCTAgttgtgccatgccatgctgtgctaAGCTGTGCCAAGCCAAGCGGTGCCATGCTGTGCCGAGCCAAGCCAAGCTGTGCCATGCTGAGCCGTGCCATGCCGAGCCGTGCCATGTCATgtcgtgccatgctgtgccatgccatgctgagctgagctgtgccatgcTGAACCATGCCATGCAATGCTGGGCCGTGCTGTGCAATGCTGTGctatgccgtgctgtgccatgctgtgtcGAGCCAAGCCACGCCGTGCCCTGCCGAGCAGTGCCATGCCGTACCGTCCCACGCCGAGCCGATCGCCGCCGTCCCCCCGCGCCTCATTGGCGGCGGCGGAGCAGCCCCGGTGCtggcgggcccggccccgccccaccGCTCggccccgcgccgctccgcccggGCAGGCGGGGGTGTCACTTCctcggcggcgcggggccgggccgggccgggccgggatgGGCCGGTAGCGGCCATGGAGCGGGCCGAGGGCCGGCCCGGCGCCCCCCAGTACGTGCATGTGCAGCTGCAGGGGGGCGCGCCCTGGGGCTTCACGCTGCGCGGCGGGCTGGAGCACGGCGAGCCCCTCATCGTCTCCAAGGTGGGCGCCGCCGGGCGCGGTCCCGCGTGGGCTCCGCGGCGTCCCCCCGCCAGGGGCCTccgagggggcgcgggggggacacccggggcgcggcggcgctgggggcgCGGGGAGCTCCGGCCGCGGGGTCGCCTgtcccggcgcggcggggccgggccgtggCGGTCACCCGCATCCACATGCCCCGGGACCCGCCACCCCGAGCCGCGGGGGAGAGCGGGGGCCGAGGGGCCGAGGGGCGGGGGGACAGCCCGGGCCCCGCGGCAGGAAGAAATTCCTCCGGCACATCCGTTGGGCTGGCGGCGGGGTCGGCCCCCGCGTCCCCCTTGCGTCCCCCTTGGTCCCGTCCTGCGGGGTGccgcggggtgggggagggctgCACCCCTTCGTGTGCCCACGGGCGCCCCCGGGACCGGGCTCTGCGGTGACGTCgggggccacgggggggggggaagcggagtCCTCCCCCGTCCCGGCACCTCCGACACGCGCGAGCAGGGCCGTGCCCGGGACAGGGGTCTGGCATCAGGCTGCGGTGCCGAGCGGGGGAGGCGCGGGGTTCGTCCGCCCGCGTCCCTTCTGCGGCCGGGAGTGGGGGGGGCGCGGGTGGGGTCCCACGGCCGCGACGTCCCGCCAGGCAGGGGGTCACCGATTCCCGCCGGGGCATCGCCCTCCTGGGAAACCCGCTGGGAACCGGGCAGCAGCCGGGGGTGCCCCGGCACCCCGTCCCCCCGCGGAGCCCGTCCGGTCACCGCGGGGTTCGGCTGCCCGCCCGCTCGGTGCTACCGTCCTGCCGGGCCCGGGTGCTGGCGGGGCGGGCTGTgccgcggccccggggctgccaccCTGCCCCGAGCCGGGCtggccgcccccccggggccctcCACGCCCTGCGCCGGGACGCGGGCAGCGTGGTCTGTCTGGGGGAGCTGGAAAAGTGGCTCCGGTCCCTGCCCTGCGCCCCGGGGTGCCACCGCCGGCGGGcgggagccgcggccctgccggcggggccgctgcccgccccccgaCTCGCTGCCGGGCCccggggcggtgggtgctggtgggtctggaggagaggacaggggGGCCAGGGGACGGTCCCCATCGCTGCAAGGAGAATGGGGGGTGCTCCTTGCGGACCGGGGGTGCcggcccccgcgctcccccggcaCGGCCGCCGCTGCCGCGTGTGCTCTGCAGACAAAGGGGGCTTGTTCCAGCGCTCTGTGCATTCAGGGGAGGGTCCCCCGGGGCGCCCGCTCCACCGCCGCGGCTGGCCGAGGTgtgtgcggggagggggcagcccccgcctgcGGCGCGGGGGGCCCCAGGCCTCGCGCCGGAAAGGGGAAGGGGGTGTCGGCGCTTCGTGAGACAGTTTGGCCTCTGAGCCTGCTCCGGGTGGGATCCCTTCCTGTGACAGAGTCTCATGGCGGGGCTGGtgtgggctctgtggggctgctgaGTGTCCCCCGGCACAGGCTCCCCCGGCATGTCGGGGTGTTCTGCGTGGGGCAAGGTGGGCACAGCTCTGACACTGCTGTGGCTGTGACTCCTAAGACAAGTcgctcctggggcaggcagatgGATACGCCTGTGAGCCAGCTGGTGCCTACCATTAGGGCCCAGAGTGAACGCCAGGGGTGGTGTCAGGGAAGTGCCCGGGGCTGGCCTGGCCAGGCGGGGCAGCAGGCAGCGGGGTTTGGCTGCCAGCGCTGAGTTCACTGGTGGCGAAGGCAGAACAAGGGGCTATTTGTGCCAGATTTAGCTCCTGGTGAGCAATGCCAGGGCTGAGCCATGTCCGTCCTGGCGCAAGGGGTAGCCCAGACGTGGGTGCAGCCCTGGCAGTGTCCTGCACCAGGGAGGGATGACCCGTCACCATTGACtcagccctgtggctgcggcaggacggggtgggcaggggactGGGGTGAAGGTGCAGCCTGCCCGCAGTACCAGGGCTGCCTGgtggcaggcagcagcatggcaggggtTAAACCCGGGTGCTCCAGCGGGTGCATGGTGGGCCTGGGAGCCCTCGAAGGCAGCTGGGGCCCCCTGCCAGGCATGCAGGCCtcccccctctgctccgctccacGTCCAACCCCTGGGTGGGAGGGCAGCCTGCCGCACAGGCAGGCACGTTGTGGCATTGCAATCCCCACGTCTCTGAAAAACTGGGAAAGCTGTGGGGCTCTGGGCACAActgtgcccagcagagccatggggcagtgccaggctgggcaggaggcCTGGCTGCTCCTTCCTGGCTCCCCAGGTGCCATGTTGCCTGCAGGCAGGGGGATGCCCCCTGAGCCCTGCCCGGCAGCAAGGCTGGGAAGGGCTGCCTAGTGGCATGTGCATGGTGGCCAGCCGGCTGGGCAGCCATGGGTGCCCCCCGGCACTGGGGCCTGGCTGCcgcccaggctgggctgcagagaCAGCGCTGCGGGCAGAGCTCATTTCTCTGCCAGGCCAGGAGCggcagggcagggtgaggagcCTGTGGGCAGGGTGGGCGCAGGAgccctggcacggggccaggccAGCTCTGCCCGTCACCAGGTGGCTGGCTGTAGGGTCCAGCTGGGTCAGGCTCCATGTCCATGCTGGGCATGGGGGCACAGGGCACCCCAGGTCCTGCGCCACTGCCACCATgcagcccagcagctgggctTGCTTGCCAGCTCTTTGGTGTGGGGGGCTGGGCATGGTGATCCCCAGCTGTCAGGAGTGGCAGGCTGGACAGAAATGAGTGCCAGCACCGGgtgctctgccttccccagctggGCACTGCCCATCTCAGGGCTGCCCGCGCTGCACCTacctgctggggcagaggggatggtCTGGGGCCGCTCCGTGCTGGCAGCACCATGGCCCTGTGCCCTCCAAGCTGCCGCAGTGCCGGGTACCAGGCTCATTTCGGTCgtgggtgccagggctgggcacagctCGGCGCTTCCACTGCTGATGGCTCTCCTGGGTGCGCACAGCGCGATGGCATCCTTCGGGCATTGAAATAACCACGGGTGCCCGGGCAGGGCCGACGTGGGGCCGGGAGCAGCGGTGGGGGGCTGGCATCTGTGCTGGACAAAGGGCCCTTGTGCTGCCCGCGCCTGCGGGGGAATCTGCTGGGACGggacatttttcttctccccccctccctgatGCCCTTTCCTTGCTCAGAAATTCATGtgactggggcaggggggagcccgGCGCCGCAGATCGCTCCACGGTGCCCAGAGCGCAGGCACCCCCTTTCTGAAGCCTCTTTCTCCCCTGGCACCCGGTGGCGGTGGCACACCCTCTGGGGTGTTCTGGGGGTCTGTGCCCCCCTGACGCCCCCCTCTGTCACCCAGGTGGAAGACGGGGGCAAGGCCGCACTGTCCCGCCAGCTGCAGCCGGGCGACGAGCTGGTGAACATCAGTGGGACGCCGCTGTATGGGTCCCGCCAGGAGGCCCTGATCCTCATCAAGGGCTCCTACCGCACCCTGAAGATGATCGTCCGCAGGTTGGCAGTGCTTCCAAtttgggggatggggggtggcggtgccagggccgggggggcATCATCTGCttggggggctggcaggagcctgggggtGCCCCTGTCTCCAGCCTGGAGGTGCCCCGTGCTGGGACGCGATGGGGGCAGCCCCACCAGGGCTACCAGCACCCCATCGTGGTGGTGGTAGTGGGTTGCCCAGCCCAGTGTGCCACCAGCAGAGCCGGTGCAGTGTGGCAGGCTTGCCACCCCCTTGCTGGGCGGTATCCTGGAGCGTGGCcgctcctctcccttcctgcctgctgcctgcctgctgcctgcctgggagaggaaggagaggcagggccAGGCCTTGCAGtccggcccccccacccccccacccctcccctccgACCCACATCCACTCCCTGGCTGCGTCCTGACCAGGCTCCAGCGGCACCCAGGGGCTGGGGCGGCACAGGACACTGCCTGCGGGGCAGAGGGTGCcacggggctgtgctggggctcagCATCATCCATGGTGAGtgtgggggctctggggggtgGGACCCCTGTGCTGACTCCACAACACTgccaccctccctgcccacccggCGGAGGCTGGGGCAGCACTGGGCACTTAGAGGGTACAGGAGGTGGCATCTGTCCATGTGTCTGTGCGGTGGCACTGGACATCGCtgcctgtgtgtgctggggggacTGGAGACCTCCACAGCTGCCTGGCACAGGGGGTGGGACAGGGCCTGCCACAGGACCCCTCCCCAGGGATGTGATGTGGCCGGTGCTTGCTGCAGATGCTGAGGGACCAAGGAGCAAGGGGGGAAAGTCAGACTTGTGGTGGGGAGACAGATATGGCCCCAGGGTCCCTTGGGGTGCCTGCGGAGGTGGTCCAGTCCCGGCATGGACACTTGCCCTGCTGGGGCATTGCCCATGGGCTACGCTGTGGCCACATCCTCGGTCCCCTGTGGATGCTGGCAGCGTGGAcgctgcaggcaggggagcccCGGCAGTGGGGGGGAACTGTGGGATCCCCCTGCCCGGCACCGGGCAGGGCCGGACCCTCTTCGCCGCCATCCCCCTTGGGCGGGCGCTGGCCTGGGGGGGACAGGAAGCCCCGTAGGAAGTGACTTCAGCCCCGGTTCCTCGGCCCGGCTTCCTCCCCATTCTTGTCCTCTCACGCTGTTGCTCTTGGCAGGAGGAGCGTGCCCGTACTCCGGCCCCATTCCTGGCACGTGGCCAAGCTCGCCGAAAGCCGCCCCGACGCCCCCGCCATGCACTGCCCTGCTGACGCCTTCAGCCTCTCCTGGCCCTCGGGGTGTGATGTCAGGTAAGACCTCCCCACACACCCCTGGGGGCACCTCCAGGACATGCAAGGGGAGGGGGGCGGATGGGGCACCCccttggctggggcaggggagtgcAGGGGGAGTGCTGGCGTGCTTGCCCCACGCTGTTGTTGGGCATCCCCCCCATCCTGTCGCCGCACTGCCCTTTCCCCTGGCTGTTTACTCGCCAGCTCCCGGCAGGAAGGGGCGGTGGCTCCACCGGAGccggccaggagctgctgagttCCAGTGccccccctgccagagccggCAGGTCCCGAGTGGCCGGAGCCACGCATGCCCTGTGTCCCCGTGCCCGCTCCTCCTGCCAGCGTTGGAGCAGCCTTGGAGCTGCCCCCAAACCCGGCGGTGAAGGGCAGGTTGGGGCTGTGCCCCCCTATCCCAGCGGGGTGTATGTGGTGGGGAGGTGTGGGATTCACGGGATCTCGTGCCCattggaggggctggtggagaggtgggtgggcggcggcgggcacCCCTAACGCCGGCATGGGGCCGGGCGGCAGCGAGCTGTCCCTGCAGTGGAACCCGCTGTCCCGGCACTGCAGCACCGACCGGAGCAGCTCCATCGGGAGCATGGAGAGCCTGGACCAGCCCGGCCAGGCCTACTATGAAGGGGACCCCTCGCCCGTTGACCAGGTCATGTACCACAGCAAGCGGGACTCGGCCTACAGCTCCTTCTCCGCCAGCTCCATCGCCTCTGACTGCGCCCTCTCCCTCCGTCCCGAGGAGCCTGCTTCCGCTGACTCCAGCCTCCAAGGCCCCTGCAAGCCCCCCGACGGGCGCTACCTGACCACAGGGGCTGAGCCGCCCACCAGCCGGCACCCCGAGGCCTGGCGGGcacctgtgcccccccagccccccatcaGGAGGGACAGCCTGCGGGCAGCCCCGTCTGGTGGAGGGGACAGGCGCCAGGCATCAGTGGCGTCAGACATGCTGCATGCCAAGGGCCGGTGGATCTCCGACACCTTCCTCTGCCAGCgggatggggaggtggaggcAATGGGCGGGAGGGCGCCGGCGCTGTACCCCATGAAGGACCAACTCTCTGCCAACCAGTATTACATGCTGAGCTCCCACCCAGACCGGTGCCCAGCCGAGACGCTCCTGGGGGAGAGCACAGAGCCGGGTGACCGGCTGTACCCGGATAGCAGCATGCACCGAGCGCCGGATGCCATGGCGGCAGGTGACAACCTGCTGCTCTCCCCACTCAAGGGCCATGCGCCGCACCGGCACAGTGCTCCCGAGCAGCTGCTGGCCTCCCAGCTCCGCTCCCTACAGGTAGGCACTGTCAGTGAGCGAGCCTCGCCGGCCCCCGACGGGCACCGCTGGACCCTTTCCCCACTGCACCCTGAGGGCAGCCGGCCAGGGTCTGCAGGGGCCGCCCAGGACCCCCCGCTCTGCCCGGAGCCATGCCACCGCCTGCCACCCTGCCGCTGCTGCCCCGAGCCGCAGCGAGCCTGTGGGCAGGACGGTCCGGGGTCCAGCCCGGCACGCAGCACCGAGGGGCCGGCGGAGGAAGAGGGCCGCGTGGGGGGCCGGCGGGCTGGGGGTGCTTCCCACCGCTCTGCTCAGATGCGCCGCCGCAGCGACCGCTTTGCCACCAGCCTGCGCAACGAGATCCAGCGGCGCAAGGCCCAGCTGCAGAAGAGCCGGGGTCCTGGCGCCCCGCCGCCTGGCGAGGAGCCGGTGGAGGAGGCAGACGAGCCTCCCGAGGGCAGCATGCCGGCGGAGGGACCCCGCACCCCGGCCGAGCGTCTCAGCCCTGCTCCAAGCGAGGATGGCAGGAACCATGGCCGCTCAGGGGACCGGGGCATCCCCACCCCTGACCCGCTGCCAGTCCCCAAAGGGCCCACGTCCCCCGAGAGGGCAGTACTGACAGGCCGGGGACGCTGGCGCTGGTCCCCGGAGCgcaagctgcagcagcagtgctcGCCCAGCCCCGCCGAGCTGGAGGGCTATGGTCAGGGGCCGGTGGCCACCAGCTCCCCACCGCGGGGCAGCGACGAGGCCGTCCTCCTGCCCTTCGCCGACCGACGCCGGTTCTTCGAGGAGAGCAGCCGGTCTGTGCCGCCCCGGCATGGCAAGCCCCCAGCAGGTGATTCTGGTGCCTTCCAGCCTGCCGGCCCCGAGCGCCGGGACACCCGCCGCCTCTCCGTCGACCAGCCCTACAGCTCGCCCTCGCCCAGccgccccagcaccgccagcccctACGCTGAGTGCTGCCGGGAGCAGCCCCCTTGCTACAAGCCGCTGGGGAGGCCAGGGGAGCTGGAGTACCTGCGGGGCTTCTCCTACCCCTACGGAGGTCCCCCGCGCCCCGAGCCCTGCCACTACTGTGGGGGGGACCTGtgccccccgccgctgccccgcagccATGCCTGccgctgccacccccagccctgggcacgcTGTCCcgactgctgctgcccagccccccgccctgggcggGAGGAGAGTGACGTCTGGCCCCCCCGCAGAGCTTTCGCCTCGGTGAGTGAATCCCCCCTGGactgtgctggggagcagcactgGCACTACGCTGCACCCCCTGAGCATtcacccccagggctggggtggggggtacTGTGCCCATGGGGGGCCCTGCAGACCCTCTGCATGCCTCCTGCGCctggacagggatggggagggggatgctgacCCCGCTTTCAcactctctctccttcccccacacAGGAATTTCCTCTGGATGAGTGGGAACCGCCGGCGATAACCAGGAAAGCCAGCCAGTCCATCAGGTGAGCCCACACCGGGATGTGCATGCCACTCAGGAGGGACCTCTGCCAGTGAGGCAGATGTAATTTCGGTTGGTGATGTACAAAGTGCCTCCCATAATGCCCCAGATGTTGTGCCCTGTGAAGTGGGTGTATGTGCCACCGTGGGCAAGTGGGGCCCAAGGGTGCGAGGAGGTGCCCGGGGGGTATGTGTGTCTCCCCTTACCCATCCCCAGGGGGCTGTGCCCAAAGCGGGGCACTGGGAGAGTCTGGGCTTCCCCACTAGCGGGTCTGGGTGACTCcatctggggaaactgaggcaggggtgGGCATGAACTGCCTGGGAGGGTGACTGTCTCGGGGGGATGGAtgcccccttctctccccagcgAGCTCTCCCACTACCAACTGGGCTTCTCGAGGCTCGGCCCCTTCCGCCCCTGCTTTGAGAGCGCAGAGACGGAGTGGCCACCCTGCTACCGGGCCACGTCCACGCATGACCTCTCATGGGATGGCGACCGCTTGGCCCGCTCGCCCGAGAGCCCCCCGGAGCCCCTCCACCGCCCACTGCGGGGCAGAGCCTTCTCTGAGAGCCACCTCAACCTGGAGCCTGCCAGCCCCCGGGGCCGCGACCGGAGGGACCTTCTCCGTGCCAAGCTGGACCCCCCCAGTGTCCCAAAAAAGAAaggccccccacctccccgcccaCCTCCCCCCAACTGGGAGAAGTACAGGCAGCGCCGGACGTCCCAGCGCCTGCCAGATGGATCCGGGCACGGCTCTGCCTTCACCGCTGCCCCAGTGCCGACCCGCAGCATCGCTGAGGCAATCCGTGAGCGGTCGCAGAGCCTcaccggggagcaggggggccgGTCCCGGGGCCATGCCgctcgcccccctgccccaccaggtGCCTGGCCCCGACCCGAGCCCCCCAGATCCCTCCGCAGGACGCCTGAGCCCGATGCTGGCAGCACTGAGATTCGCAGGCAAGTGCCGCTGTGgcgtgggggtgggagggggctgtgggcacAGGCTGGGCATGGAGTGGCTCTTGGGGCCATGTGGCCCTTGGAACCCTGCATCGGAGCATCCTAATCCACCCCTTGGGATGGGCTGTGGGGTTTTCTTGGGGCAAGGGGCGTCCCTGACCTCTTTCCCCGGGGTGGGCCTGGCCCagcgtgtccccgtcccccacacGTGGACAGGGGAGCTGACGTGGGTGTCCCTGGGTGGGTGTCGGCAGAGCGGCaggggccggggaggagcggCCGAAGGCAAAGCACCTCTGGGAGATGGAGGAGCAGCCCCAAAGGCTTGGCCGGAaccaggagcggggctgggctggcccccGTGGGGTGGGTGAGTGTTCCCTGCCCCTGCATGGTGGTCCCGGCCCTGCCACCCCGGAGGCACCCAAGCCCAGTCCCGGAGCAGCGGAGGATGTGAGCTGCCAGgggggccagccccagccccgccgtgtGGGCTcggaggagctgctgtgggacaTGGCAGGCAGGGACCACTCCCTGGCTGGCATCCTGGCTCCCTCGGCCCCCCTCGGCCCTGCCACCCAGGTGATGGgcgagctgctggtggcaggggagCGGCAGGCCTGGCGTGAGCGTTTCCAGCAGAAGTGGCACCTGGAGGCCCTGGCGCAGGACAGGTAGGACTGGCAAAGCACCGGGCACTGCGCCAAGGACGGGCTGCACCCCGCCACCGCTGGTGCTgagcccctgtccctgcaggcagggctTCGAGCCCATCTCACCGCCCCCCGGGAGCGCTGCCAGCTCCACCGCCTACCCGGCATATTACGGTGCAGCAGCTGGCAAAGCCGAGCCGCTCGGCAAGGTGAAGGAGCTGCCGGAGGTGATGGAGGGGAGCTTggaggatgatgaggaggaggaggtggaccGTGAGCTCATGGAGAAGAAGGTAAAGTGGGCACTGCTGGGCACGATGCCCTTGGGGTTCCGCTCTGCCATTGCCAGGTGCTCGCAGAGACCAGGGACATTGCTGGGTGCTCACAGGGACTAGTGGGATTGCCAGGTGCCTGTGAGGACCCAGGGCATTGTTGGGTGCTTGTGGGGCCTCGGAGTGTTACCAGATGCTCGCAGGGACCAAGGGCATCACCAGATGTTTGTGGGAACCAGGGGCATTGCTCAGTGCTTGCAGGGAATGGGATGTTGCCGGATGCTCACAGGGACCGAGGCCATTGGTGGGTGCTTGTGGGGACCGGGGGCATTGCTGTATGCTCACAGGGACTGGGGCATTGCTGTATGCTCACGGGGACGGGGGCATTGCTGTATGCTCACGGGGACTGAGACATTGCCAGATGCTCACAGGGACTGGGAGCATTGCTGGTAGCTCATGGGAAACAGGAGCATCACCAGATGCTCGTGGTCTGTGGGTCCCAGTGCAGCATGGCGCACCCACACCTGTGTGCTAGTCCTCCAGCCCCAATGGGGGTGGCCCTGGTTGCCCCTGACCCCTTCCCTCCGGCAGCTGCAGCTGATCGAGAGCCTGAGCCGTAAGCTGGCGGTGCTGCGGGAGGCACAGCGGGGGCTGCAGGAAGACATCAGTGCTAACGGGGCACTGGGTGAGGACGTGGCTGCCCGCCTGCAAGCCCTCTGCACCCCGGGGGAGTTTGACAAGTACCGCCTCTTCGTGGGTGACCTGGACAAGGTGGTCAacctcctgctctccctctcgGGGCGCCTGGCCCGCGTGGAGACTGCCCTGGAC from Chroicocephalus ridibundus chromosome 9, bChrRid1.1, whole genome shotgun sequence encodes:
- the SHROOM4 gene encoding protein Shroom4 isoform X5 — encoded protein: MYHSKRDSAYSSFSASSIASDCALSLRPEEPASADSSLQGPCKPPDGRYLTTGAEPPTSRHPEAWRAPVPPQPPIRRDSLRAAPSGGGDRRQASVASDMLHAKGRWISDTFLCQRDGEVEAMGGRAPALYPMKDQLSANQYYMLSSHPDRCPAETLLGESTEPGDRLYPDSSMHRAPDAMAAGDNLLLSPLKGHAPHRHSAPEQLLASQLRSLQVGTVSERASPAPDGHRWTLSPLHPEGSRPGSAGAAQDPPLCPEPCHRLPPCRCCPEPQRACGQDGPGSSPARSTEGPAEEEGRVGGRRAGGASHRSAQMRRRSDRFATSLRNEIQRRKAQLQKSRGPGAPPPGEEPVEEADEPPEGSMPAEGPRTPAERLSPAPSEDGRNHGRSGDRGIPTPDPLPVPKGPTSPERAVLTGRGRWRWSPERKLQQQCSPSPAELEGYGQGPVATSSPPRGSDEAVLLPFADRRRFFEESSRSVPPRHGKPPAGDSGAFQPAGPERRDTRRLSVDQPYSSPSPSRPSTASPYAECCREQPPCYKPLGRPGELEYLRGFSYPYGGPPRPEPCHYCGGDLCPPPLPRSHACRCHPQPWARCPDCCCPAPRPGREESDVWPPRRAFASEFPLDEWEPPAITRKASQSISELSHYQLGFSRLGPFRPCFESAETEWPPCYRATSTHDLSWDGDRLARSPESPPEPLHRPLRGRAFSESHLNLEPASPRGRDRRDLLRAKLDPPSVPKKKGPPPPRPPPPNWEKYRQRRTSQRLPDGSGHGSAFTAAPVPTRSIAEAIRERSQSLTGEQGGRSRGHAARPPAPPGAWPRPEPPRSLRRTPEPDAGSTEIRRAAGAGEERPKAKHLWEMEEQPQRLGRNQERGWAGPRGVGECSLPLHGGPGPATPEAPKPSPGAAEDVSCQGGQPQPRRVGSEELLWDMAGRDHSLAGILAPSAPLGPATQVMGELLVAGERQAWRERFQQKWHLEALAQDRQGFEPISPPPGSAASSTAYPAYYGAAAGKAEPLGKVKELPEVMEGSLEDDEEEEVDRELMEKKLQLIESLSRKLAVLREAQRGLQEDISANGALGEDVAARLQALCTPGEFDKYRLFVGDLDKVVNLLLSLSGRLARVETALDSLGPHAPAEDKVALREKQRLLAAQLEDAKELKEHVGRREEAVGAMVARYLPAEHLQDYQHFVKMKSALIAEQRELEEKIKLGQEQLRCLRESLGQAPKGC